The segment GCGCTGGTGGCGCCTAAATGGATTATCGGCCGGGCCTTGGGGCACTGCTCGCCGAAGGCCTTGATATGCGCCATGATATCGTGATTGGTCCGGGTCTCCCAATCGGCTATCCGTTTATAATTAATCTTGGACTGGAACCGTTTCATCTCGGCGATTTGCTGGGCGGTCACCGGCAAGCCCAGCTGGCGCTCGGCCTCGGCCAAAGCAATCCAGATTCTGCGGTGCGTCTGAAAACGGTATTCATCGGAGAAATTATAGAGCATCTCCGGTGAGCCGTAGCGCGTGGTTAGGGGCGACTGGAATTTCTGGAATTCGTTGTTCTTCATACCTAATAAACACCTTAACACGAATCACACGAATATTAACGAATCGCACGAATAAATCAGGAATTATTCGTGTCATTCGCTCTGATTCGTCCTATTCGTGTTTACTATTTCTGTATCCCCTCAGGCAATAATTCCTTCCAATCCTGAACCTCAATGGCCGCCTTGGGCTGAGCCGCGGTCATGAACAGGAATATCGCCTGCTGGATGCGGTTGAATTTCTCCTTCAGTGGCTGGGGCAGATTATCATAGCACACGCTGTAGGCCACCCCGTTTATATCCACATTGATTACTTTAGTAAAAAAGTCGGTCCGTTTCAAGTCATTTATGTTAAATTGCGCCGGGGTCGTCTCCGGCAGCGCGAAGAATTCCTCGTGGTTGATGAACTTGAACAACTCGCCGGCCGTCTCGTCATCCACCACCATCACCCGGGGCGTATTGACCTGCTCAAAGATTTCATTCAACTTCAGCCCGGATTTCACATTCCGCTCGCCGGAAATCATGGCCACATAGATGCCGATCGGCTCCTTGGCGGACCTGCCTTGGGTCAGCTGGAAGAACGAAACCTTTATCTCGCCCGGAGAGACCGCCATGTTTGTGGCCGGACCGCCGGCGCACCCCGTTAGAAAGCCCACTACCGCTATCATTAACACCATCATTAGTATAACCCTTGCCCGAGTTCTTTCTAACGGGGCGCAGCCGGCCAATGCCAACAATAATACCGCCATACTTATTCTAAACATATTATTATACGCTTCACGCTCGGAGTTTATCCCGCCAGGAGCGGGACTAAACGCTCTGCGATGAATGCCACCGCCTTATCCAGCTCCACGCTTTCCTTCTTCCCGCTGGCCCGGGTTTTCAGGTCCACCTTCTTCTCTTTCAAACCCTTACCGATGGTAACTATCAGCGGGATACCCAGCAGATCCGCATCCTTGAATTTGATGCCCGGCGATACCTCGCGGTCGTCCCAGAGCACCTCGGTGCCCCGGTTGGTCAGCCCGTCATAGATATCCTTTGACGCCTGGAATATCTCCTCATCAGCCGGGTTAATAGAAATAATCAGCACCTGATACGGCGCCAGGGCCTCGGCCCAGATAATCCCGTTCTGGTCAAATGAATTCTCGATAGCCGCGGCAATGATGCGGTTGACGCCGATGCCGTAACAACCCATAATCATCGGATGCCGCACTCCTTTTTCGTCCAGGAACTGGGCATTAAGCGCCTGGGAATACTTGGTGCCTAACTTAAAGATATGCCCCAGTTCAATCCCGTTCAATATCTTCAACCCCGGCTTGCCGCAACCCGGACAGACATCCTTATCCGTAATCATCCGGATATCCGCGGACTGGTCTATCTTGAAATCGCGGTTGATATTGGTATTCAAAAGATGCGCATCCAACTTATTGGCGCCGGTAATGAAATCCATCAGCCCGACTACGGAATAATCAGCAATGATGGTGATATTCTTTAAGCCCACCGGGCCGGAAAACCCCACCGGGCCGTTGGTTACCTTGGCTATGGTCTTGTCATCAGCCAGTTCGCAGGACGCGGTCCCTTCGGGTTCCATCACCGGTGAATTAAGCAGTTTGGCCAGCTTGGACAGGTTCAGTTCATAATCGCCCCTCACCAGCGCCGCCACCGGTCCTTTGGAGGTATTGCAAATCATGGTCTTGACCATCTGTTCGGGCTTGGCATTGAGGAACCCGGCCAGCGCCTCGATAGTTGACTTGCCTGGGGTGGCCACTTCCTTAAGCGCCTTGAATTCCCCCTTATTAAAGGGGGATTTAGGGGGTTGTATCGTCGCCAAATCCGGATTAGAGCTATAACTGCACTGGGTGCAGGTCACGAACAGGTCTTCGCCGGCCGGAGACGGGCAGGTGAATTCATGCGAGCCGCTCCCGCCCATCAGGCCCGGGTCGGCCTCGATTATCTTATACGGAAGTTTACACCGGTCAAAGATGCGGCAATAGGCGTCATACATCTTCTTATAACTCTGGTCCAAAGACGCCGTATCCGTATGAAAGCTGTAGGCGTCCATCATCAGGAATTCCTTGCTCCGGATAATCCCGAACCTGGGCCGGAGTTCATCCCGGAACTTGGTCTGAATCTGGTATAAGGTCACCGGCAGTTGCCGGTAAGATGAAACCTCATTGGCAACGAGCGAGGTGATAATCTCTTCGTGGGTCGGCCCAAGCACATTCAGTTTCCCGGTCCGGTCTATCACCTTGAACATGTTATCGCCGAAATCCTTTAGCCGTCCGGTCTGTTCCCAGGGTTCAGGCGGATGCAGAGCCGGTAGCAACACTTCCAAAGCCCCAGCCCGGTCCATCTCCTGGCGCACTATATTAATAACCTTATTAAGGATTCTCATGCCCAGAGGCAGATAATTATAGGTGCCGGCGGCCAGTTTGCGGATTAAGCCGGCCCGCATCATCAGCTTGTGGCTGATGCTCTCGGCATCGGCCGGGTCTTCCTTGACTGTTGGTATAAAACTATTGGTCCATTTCATAAAACAATAATATATCTCTATCAGATAAAGGTCAAGGAAAAGAAATAAGTTATTGCCACTGGCGCCGAAGCGCCATGGCGCCCTAATGGCGCCAAAAGAACACAAAGGGGTCATTCCTGCGAAAGCAGGAATCCAGACGCTAATTCTTTATATTCTTCGTGTCTTAGTGCCTTAGTGGCAAATTAGTATAATTTCTCGCATTGGGAGTGGTATGTTCATAAGAGGGGCGGAGTATTTACTTACCAGACCGGGAGGGGATACTATATAGGCCGGGAGTGGGTACTGCATAGACCGGGAGAGGATACTACATGGACCGGGAGAGGATACTACATAGACCGGGAGAGGATACTACATAGACCGGGAGAGGATACTACATGGACCGGGAGGGGATACTACATGGACCGGGAGGGGATACTACATAGGCCGGGAGAGGATACTGCATAGACCGGGAGTAGGTAGATACTACCCGGGGGGTACCTCCCCCCTCCCGCTATAAGGGATTGATTTATAATGGTTTACGGAAGAGAAAATAGCCCAAAATGGCCTGTTTTAGGGGTATCCATACGGGTTAAAAAGACGTCTCTACGGGTTATGGCGCCAAGGCGCCACAAGTTATAAGGACATCCCCATAAATTATAGGTAGATACCGATATAGGTATGGAAATGGGCTAAGCGACCCCCTTCAGGGATGGATACTGGTTATTGCAGTAGCCGGAGACTCGCGCGACGTAATCCCATAAGCAACAGGATAAACAGGAACGGTTCTATGCCCAGATAGCCGCAGACCCCGCGGCTGTCGTGAGCGCCGCCGCTGGAGCCGGCCAAGGCGCCTTCCTGGTTAAGGTCAAAGGCGATAATGCCCCGATAGGTTGTCGTGGAATAGGTTATCTCAATATAGGCCGTGTAGGTCTGGTAGTCATCAAGATTGGGATTATCCCAGGTGGTCCTGAAAACCCCCCAGGTATCCGGGGTTGAGGAAGTCATGGTTCTGAGGTCGCTGTCCGCAAAGTCAGTGATGGTGATAGTGACGCTGTCCGGCGCGGCGATAATCATCCCGTCATAGGTCAGCCAACTGGTGGTTTCCAGCCGGTTTGAGACGATGTTATAATTGATATTTCCCTTGACCTCCCAGGTATGCGTGGTTCCGCCTGCGTCCAATTCAATCTCAAATGTCGAGGCGCTTCGGTAAGGGGTGGTAGCATATGTTACTTCGCTTTTCGCCCAATAGGTTTTATTGGCTACCAGCGTGGTATTGGTCCAGGTGATAGTAAAAACACCATCAACACTCGGAATATTTGATTCAAGCGTCCTGACAAGGTTATCGTATTGGTCGTAGATGTCAATACGCAGATTGGTCAGGAGCGGGTTACCTTCCGGGTCCAAGACCGGCATTACCAACCCGTCCCTCGTAAACCAGCCGGTAGCAGTCAGACTATTATCAGACGGTTCATAGTTAAAGGTAACCGGTATCTGCCAGTTGTGAACCACAGACCCTTCCATCTTAATGGTGAATGTCCTATCAGCGTTAGCATCCCAGTTGTCCACGCCGGTATCCAGATACCCCATCTTGGTAAATATGGAGTTATGATTAGTATTATAAGGATAACCAATAGTTTTCGGAGAACTAACCGGATATATGGTCAAACCGCGGGTCGGATCCTGATATGTCATTGTTTTCATATGTTCGTTAGTCACCGTATCCAGGACATTGAAAGTAATGTAATAATAATCAATAGAGAATGGATTAGGGCTCTGGCCGTAGGCGGCTAAATCCCGGCTGTCGCAGATTCTGACCTTACTGTTGGCCTTTAGGCCACCCCGGTCCGGAATAGTCCAGTTATAAGAGCCGGTGTTTGAGGTGGTGATGACCAATTGGTTGTCGCTGACGAAGTTATCCGTAGAATAATATATTCCGACTGTGGGGACCGTGCCGGTGATAGCCCAACTGATGGTCTCGGTTCTGTTGGTGACCCATCTTTCGCCGCCGTCCGGGGCAAGCACATTGATATCGGCCCTGATTTTGAATGCCGCTGAGGTGCTTGATATTGATGGGGTGTCGAACGAGGAGACCCTGACCTTGACGCTGAAGTCCGGGGTGATGTCATTTGGGATGGTCCAGGCATAACCATTGGTATTATCGCAGGTGGTAATGGCATTTATATCGCTGACAAAATCATCCTTGGAATATTCTATGTTGACCGTGGCGATAGCGCCTTCGCTGGTCCAGGTAATGGGCTCGCTGGCGCCGACCTTGAGCGACTCGCTGCCGGCCGGATAGGTCACGGTAATCGCATCAGCCGGGGCAGCCAGCGCGCTGACCATCAGGATGAGAGCAGCCAGTGCAGTCCCAAGGATAATCTTGTTAATCATAATATTATCTCCTTATAATTTATTAGCAACTAAAACGCTGATGCTCATCTCACAGATGCTTTCAATCTATATATTAATATAAACGTTATTCCTGACTTGTCAAGTGGAATCTGAAAAATACTCCAGTGTTTAACTGACACTGACCAATTTAATTATAAACCCGCTGATTTGCTTCTTGGAGGTATTGTTAAACCGCTTGACCAAGCCCTGTCTACTATACATTTCAACCGTGGACCTGTCACTGCCAAAGGCATCCGGAGAGTTCAGGACCACATAATCAAGATTCTTGGCCCTTAGTTTCTTCAGGGCGTTACGCTTACCATTATCTGTCTCCAGGGCAAAGCCGATGAGAACCCTTTTTCCCTTTTTCCGCCCTAATTTCCTGAGGATATCCACAGTCGGAATGAGTTTAAGATTAAAGGTCTTAGAGGTCTTCTTTAACTTGCCCTTGAAACAATGGACCGGGGTGTAGTCACTGACCGCCGCGGCCATTATGACCGCATCGGTCTTGGCGTATGCCTTCATCACGGCCTGATACATCTGATGGGCCGAGGTTATCTTTATAATACGAACTCCGGACGGGGCTTTTAGCCCGGTCGGGCCTGAGATGAGAGTGACCTGATGACCCTTGCCTTTAGCGGCCCGGGCCAGTTCATAGCCCATCTTGCCTGAGGACAGGTTAGCCAGATAGCGAACCCGGTCGATGTATTCGTAGGTCGGCCCGGCTGTAATGAGAATATTCGCCATAAGTAGACAGTAGGCAGTACACAGTAGACAGGTAAAATAAATACCTGGTACTGTTTGCTCCTTTAACTGGATTATTTAATAAGCGAACCCAGATATTTTATGATAGTGTCAAAGTCAGCCAACCGGCCGATACCTGAGCCGCAAACCAGATGACCCTTGGCCGGGTCTATGAAATGATAGCCCTGTTCTTTTAGGCGCTTGATGTTGTTCTGGACAATCGGATTAAGGTACATTCGTTCATTCATGGCCGGGGCAATGATAACCTTAGACGCCTTGACCGACATAACCAAGGTGGTCAGGGCATCGTCCGCAATGCCCGAGGCAATCTTGCCGATGATATTCCCGCTGGCCGGCGCAATCAGCAGCGCCGAGAGTTTCTCCGCCAGGGCAATGTGCTGTGGGTCGAATTCATAATCCTCAGTAAATAAATCCGTAATAACCTTATGGTGCGACAGGGTCTGGAATGTCAGGGGCGTGACGAATTTCGCGGCCCCGGCGGTCATAACCACCGTGATATTTGCGCCCTGCTGGCTTAGGTAGGAAACCAGCTCGGCCGTCTTGTAGGCGGCAATGCTGCCGGTGACGCCGATGCCGATTTCCTTGCCTTTAAACTGGTTCTTGGTGACCATATATTATTTCTTTTTTGTCTTGGTCTCCTCGCCCGCCACCGTTAACCGGTCATCCAGGATCTCATCCAACATCGGTTCCATCAGGGCATAAAACGCCTTGTCCTGCTTTAAGCCGGCCTGCCTAAGGTCCCTAATGCGATGGATGAGGATAGCGGTTAATTTCAGCCGGCCGCCCAGTTTATCGGCTGCCAATTCTATCTTCTTCTCCAAGCTGTTTACCATATTTATTATCTCGCTTTCTTAGGGTCCCGCCTGAAGCGGGACTCTTAGACCTCGCCGTAACCCATAAGGGCGGAGGCGGGTTACATTTAGTATAAATTCTTTTTCACTATCTGCCGCATCTCTCCGACAGCCCGGGCAATGCGGTCGTTAATAACGTGGAAATCGTAATCGCGGGCATAGCGCATCTCAGCCCTGGCCCGCTTGAGGCGCTTATTTATCTCCGCTAATGTCTCCCGGCTCTGCCGTTTAATCAGCCGCTGTTTCAAGGTCCGGGCATCCGGCGGCAGGATAAAGATATAGACGCCCTTAAATCCCTTTCGTTTTAACGCCCTGGCGCCCCGGACATCAACCCGCAACAGCGGATATCTGCCCTGCCTGAAGACGCCGTTGAGCGACGCAACCGGCGTTCCATAATAATTACCAAAAAGCCGGGTATATTCAACAAATTTCTTATTTCTTATGCCGCCGGTAAATCCCTTAACAGTAAGGAAGTGATAATCCCGTCCGTCCTTTTCGCCGGGCCGGGGCTGGCGCGTGGTGGCGGTAATACAGGGTTTCAGCCGCCGCTCCAGGCGTAAGAGGTGTTCGCACAGGGTGGTCTTGCCCACGCCGGACGGGCCGGAAACAACTAAAATCTGGCGTAAAATAGTATCTCTCCCTTGCGAACTTTCCATTCCTTAGGGTATACCCCCACACCTATGCATAGGTGTAGGTGGTTATTCAATATTCTGCACCTGTTCCTTGATTTTCTCCAGTTCGCTCTTAAGCGAAATCACCGCATAGGTTATGGTAGTATTGGCGGACTTGCTGCCGATGGTGTTAATCTCCCTGAGCATCTCCTGGGTGATGAAGTCGAGTTTCTTACCCACCTCGTTATTCTGTTTTAAGGTGGCAGTAAACTCAGTTATATGCGAAGACAATCTTTTTATCTCCTCGTTGATATCCGACTTCTGGGCAAAGAGCGCCACCTCAACCGCGATATTGCGCTCCAGGCTGCTGAGGTCATTATTTCGGTTCTTTGGCTTGGCCCCATTATCAGGGTTGGAATGGCCTGAAAAATCCTTGTTCAGGGTGTATTTGTCCAGCACGTCCTGCAACCTCTTCCTGAAAGACGCCTCATAATCCGCCCGGATAGACGGCACAAACTTTTCTATCTTATTCAGGGAATCGCCCATCCGGTTCAGGTCTTTCTGGAGCGTCTTGGCCAGGCGGTCGCCTTCCCGCTGCCGCATCTTGACCAGGTTGCCCAGCGCCTGCCTGATTACCTTAACTATATACGACCATTCCTTATTGGTGATGTAATCGGTCTTGACCACCGGCTCCAGGACGCCGGGCAGGTTAATCAGGGTGTTAAGCGGAATATCATCCTTTAACCCCAGGGTTTTCTGGAGCAGTTTTAACTCCTGGTGATAATGCTTGATGATGGCCCGGTTGATTATCAATCGCGGGGTCCGGTCGGAGAATACCTTGATAAAAAGATTAATCGCGCCCCGCTTGAGATACTGGCGGGCAATCTCTTCGATATCGCTTTCATAGCCGCTCAGCAGTTCAGGCAGGTTCATCTTGAGATTCAGGAACCGGTTATTGACCGAGCGGACCTCGACCCTGATATTAAGCCGATTGGGGGCAATCCGGCCCCGGGCCTCGCCGTATCCGGTCATGCTCTTCATTTACTTTAATCCTCTTGAGCCGGGTTTTTCAGCCGGTATGCCCTGCTTGCAGAGCGGGCAGTTATCCGGCCGGTATATCGGCGGGTTAACCTGGATGATGGAATTATATCTTATGCCGAAGATTTCCTTGCCTTTCTCGGGACGGCGGTCCACCAGCGAGATAATACCAAGCACCTTGGCGCCCTGCTGGGTTATGACATCGACCACCTCCTTGACCGAGCCGCCGGTGGTAATGACATCCTCGGCTACGATGACCTGGCTTCCATCAGGCACGTTAAATCCCCGGCGCAAAGCCAATTTTCCCTCGACCCGCTCCAGATACATGGCCTGGGCCTTGTGGCGCAAACCAATACCCTTCCTTTGCCATCCCGAATTCATTCGGGAAAGCGCTCGGGCTAATTCATAGGAAAGAATGATACCGCCCAGGGCCGGGCCGACCACGATGTCTATGCCCTTGTTCTTCCAGGGTTTAATCAACTCCCTAGCCAGCTTGGCGGTCACTTTGGGGTCTTCCAGAATCCGGGCGCACTGGACATAGGTGTCGCTGTGGTTGCCCGAGGTCAGGATAAAATGCCCCTTCCTGACTGCCTGCAGTTTCTCGAATAATTTTATATAATTATCTGTGTTCACTTATCAACGTCTTTCATAACGCCGGATGCCCAGCGCCTGCTCATCTTCCCGTCGGAGAAACCGGAGCCGGTGCCGGTGCTTCCGGCGGTTTAGGCGGCGCCGGAGGAGTTACCGGTGCGGGTGGATTAACCGGCTGCGGCGGATTAGCCGTGACGGGCGTCTGAGGAACAGCCACCGGCGCAGTTGCAGTCGGTGTCACCTGGGAGGTTGCCACCTCTTTAGCCGGTGGAGCCTCTTTTTCATTGCTGATTAAGCCCCGGCTTATAGAAGTCCGCGGCATTTGGGCCAGAATAATAGCCAGAAGCAGGAATATCACGGCCAGGACCACAGTGACTCTGGTGGCCACTGAAATGGCTTTGACGCCCAGGAATGAATCCATTCCGCCGCCGCCGCCGAAGGCGCCGGCCAGCCCGCTCTCGCTATAATGCGGCTGGAGCAGTATTATCACAATGAGCAGAACGCTCACGATTACAAATAACACGGTTAAAAGTACTATCAGTATACCCATACCTATATTTATCCTTTCTTTACCCCATTCACAATCTTAATAAACGACTCGGCCGTAAGCGAGGCGCCGCCCACCAGGGCGCCGTCAATATCCTCTTGGGCCGCTAATAATCCGATATTATCCGGTTTGACGCTGCCGCCGTAGATAATCCGTATCTCCCGGGCAATGGTCTCGCTACTCAGGTGCGCCAGGAGCTTGCGGATAAATAAATGCACCTCCTGGGCCTGTTCCGGCGTGGCGTTTTTGCCGGTGCCGATGGCCCAGACCGGCTCGTAGGCCACAATGATATTCGGGAAATTATCCGCGGCAATCTCATCAAGCCCGGCCTCGACCTGCTGGCGGATGACCCGTTCGGTGGTGTTCTCCTGGCGCTCCTCCAGCAATTCACCCACGCAGAAGATGGGCTTTAAACCCGCGGCCAGGGCCGCCTTAATCTTCTTATTAATGGCATCGTTATCCTCCTTGAATATCTGCCGGCGCTCGGAATGCCCGATAATCACGTATTCGCAGCCGATATCCTTGAGCATGGCGAATGCCACCTCGCCGGTAAATGCGCCCTGGGGCTGGAAATATCCGTTCTGGGCGCCCAGCCGTATCTCCGAACCCTTCAGGGCATCTTTGACGGCCGCCAGGTAGACATAAGGCGGACAGAGCGCCGCCTCCTTGCCTTCCATATCCTTTAAACCGTTCTTGATATCCGCGGTTAAGGTTATCGCCTCTTCCAACTTAGTATGCATCTTCCAATTGCCGGCAATAAAAGGCGTTCTCATATCTGATCTCCTCTTTACTGCCCGTTTGAGTAAAACGAATTATGGCGCTCACGGGCAGTTATCCCGACAGTATTTGCCGGGGCAATACCTTTCAGGAACCACCATTATTATTTCCTGTTTTCCCAAAGTCAACTAAATTAGCAATTATTTAACCCGGCACGCAAAAGTATGCGCCGGACTGAAAAATACGATTTTACTTATTTTTCTTGAATATCCTGCCGATAATAATAATAATCACTGCCAGGCGGATATTATCCACCGGCCGGGATAAAATATTAAAAAAAGGAAAGGAGCGGATATGAAGAAAATAGGACTGCTGGTCGCGGTGGCATTCGTCATTGCGGCTGCCAACCTGCTTG is part of the Planctomycetota bacterium genome and harbors:
- a CDS encoding orotate phosphoribosyltransferase, producing the protein MNTDNYIKLFEKLQAVRKGHFILTSGNHSDTYVQCARILEDPKVTAKLARELIKPWKNKGIDIVVGPALGGIILSYELARALSRMNSGWQRKGIGLRHKAQAMYLERVEGKLALRRGFNVPDGSQVIVAEDVITTGGSVKEVVDVITQQGAKVLGIISLVDRRPEKGKEIFGIRYNSIIQVNPPIYRPDNCPLCKQGIPAEKPGSRGLK
- a CDS encoding YicC family protein yields the protein MKSMTGYGEARGRIAPNRLNIRVEVRSVNNRFLNLKMNLPELLSGYESDIEEIARQYLKRGAINLFIKVFSDRTPRLIINRAIIKHYHQELKLLQKTLGLKDDIPLNTLINLPGVLEPVVKTDYITNKEWSYIVKVIRQALGNLVKMRQREGDRLAKTLQKDLNRMGDSLNKIEKFVPSIRADYEASFRKRLQDVLDKYTLNKDFSGHSNPDNGAKPKNRNNDLSSLERNIAVEVALFAQKSDINEEIKRLSSHITEFTATLKQNNEVGKKLDFITQEMLREINTIGSKSANTTITYAVISLKSELEKIKEQVQNIE
- a CDS encoding phosphopantothenoylcysteine decarboxylase; the encoded protein is MANILITAGPTYEYIDRVRYLANLSSGKMGYELARAAKGKGHQVTLISGPTGLKAPSGVRIIKITSAHQMYQAVMKAYAKTDAVIMAAAVSDYTPVHCFKGKLKKTSKTFNLKLIPTVDILRKLGRKKGKRVLIGFALETDNGKRNALKKLRAKNLDYVVLNSPDAFGSDRSTVEMYSRQGLVKRFNNTSKKQISGFIIKLVSVS
- a CDS encoding triose-phosphate isomerase translates to MRTPFIAGNWKMHTKLEEAITLTADIKNGLKDMEGKEAALCPPYVYLAAVKDALKGSEIRLGAQNGYFQPQGAFTGEVAFAMLKDIGCEYVIIGHSERRQIFKEDNDAINKKIKAALAAGLKPIFCVGELLEERQENTTERVIRQQVEAGLDEIAADNFPNIIVAYEPVWAIGTGKNATPEQAQEVHLFIRKLLAHLSSETIAREIRIIYGGSVKPDNIGLLAAQEDIDGALVGGASLTAESFIKIVNGVKKG
- the gmk gene encoding guanylate kinase, with product MESSQGRDTILRQILVVSGPSGVGKTTLCEHLLRLERRLKPCITATTRQPRPGEKDGRDYHFLTVKGFTGGIRNKKFVEYTRLFGNYYGTPVASLNGVFRQGRYPLLRVDVRGARALKRKGFKGVYIFILPPDARTLKQRLIKRQSRETLAEINKRLKRARAEMRYARDYDFHVINDRIARAVGEMRQIVKKNLY
- the secG gene encoding preprotein translocase subunit SecG, which encodes MGILIVLLTVLFVIVSVLLIVIILLQPHYSESGLAGAFGGGGGMDSFLGVKAISVATRVTVVLAVIFLLLAIILAQMPRTSISRGLISNEKEAPPAKEVATSQVTPTATAPVAVPQTPVTANPPQPVNPPAPVTPPAPPKPPEAPAPAPVSPTGR
- a CDS encoding proline--tRNA ligase produces the protein MKWTNSFIPTVKEDPADAESISHKLMMRAGLIRKLAAGTYNYLPLGMRILNKVINIVRQEMDRAGALEVLLPALHPPEPWEQTGRLKDFGDNMFKVIDRTGKLNVLGPTHEEIITSLVANEVSSYRQLPVTLYQIQTKFRDELRPRFGIIRSKEFLMMDAYSFHTDTASLDQSYKKMYDAYCRIFDRCKLPYKIIEADPGLMGGSGSHEFTCPSPAGEDLFVTCTQCSYSSNPDLATIQPPKSPFNKGEFKALKEVATPGKSTIEALAGFLNAKPEQMVKTMICNTSKGPVAALVRGDYELNLSKLAKLLNSPVMEPEGTASCELADDKTIAKVTNGPVGFSGPVGLKNITIIADYSVVGLMDFITGANKLDAHLLNTNINRDFKIDQSADIRMITDKDVCPGCGKPGLKILNGIELGHIFKLGTKYSQALNAQFLDEKGVRHPMIMGCYGIGVNRIIAAAIENSFDQNGIIWAEALAPYQVLIISINPADEEIFQASKDIYDGLTNRGTEVLWDDREVSPGIKFKDADLLGIPLIVTIGKGLKEKKVDLKTRASGKKESVELDKAVAFIAERLVPLLAG